The Raphanus sativus cultivar WK10039 chromosome 6, ASM80110v3, whole genome shotgun sequence sequence AGGAGTTTACGTACAAAACAATGACATCGAATAAATTCTGTTGACAATATCATAGTTAGCTAGGTTttcttatatttagtttattaacaGTAAACATATTGTAtcatagtatatatttattattatttctatttcATATTAATTGTCATTTTAAACTTGTGCATacagattaaaaaatcatttaattttacatatttttatataaaaaattattatccaTACATCTACTCATATTTCAGAGAGCCAGaaaagttaaattatataaagagaaccaaaaaaattaaattatataaggATAACTAGAGAGAAATGAGGGCTTCATAGTTTActgttttttaagaaaaaaaaagagagttaagAGTTCATTTAATATCTATACTATATCCTTGTTGGTATATACAATTCATCCTATTTGCATGATTATTCAACTTCATACATTTGGTTTTCGTTTTTTCTGACCTTGATTTGAAGAAATTATAGTTAtagtttaaattatattgtttCAAATAAATACTAACAATGATATGAAGTTACATCACATGTATAGTTTTCCTTATTTTTAACCTATATCATGACATTTGACTTATTAGGCTTGAACGCAAAACAAGATGTGGACATCACTAGAAAGAGCAACCACAAAAGACTTTTTAAATTCTCCGATAATGCTGAGAAGAATATAATACTAATGTCTTGGCGAACAAGCGCATTTGACTATTCGCATTTTCTTGTGTCCCAAAACATATTTGGTATAATACTCAGTTATGTCCCTCTATAAATACTATCCACACATGCATTGGTAGTTATACAATTTATTAAAGCAAAATAAGCAAAAATGAAGAAGGAAGGTTGTCAACACGGCTTCGTTCGAACAGGGATGATTCATCCGCCAGGATTTAGTCCAAGATCCTCCAACCAATTCGTGAACCGGCTTGATTCGCCACCGGCTTCGGGAAAATTTACCAAAGTGCCATCAAAACCTACCAACCATTCTAAATTTACAGGAAAATATGAGCGTTCTAAGTATAGTAACTGCCATGTGTTGCCGGCTATGAAGTCTGCGGGCACATCAAAGGGTCGTCAAAAGTTAAAATCGACAGATTGGTGGGTTGATGATAAGCTAGAACGGCTCACCGGGTCGGATGCGTCCTCTGCTAGAGATATCTTGGATACATTATGTGGTGAAGACTATGGTGGTCATGTTTATGATGATAACGATGATTGTTAATCATTTTTCATCAAGAAactagaaattttttttttttaagaaactcgaaagttgttttttttttctaagaaacTCGAAAGTTGAATTAGATAACATTTGTAATACTTGATACGAAAGAAAAACGAAACATCTATGCaaagaaaaatgatattattcGAGTCAATCAACAACAAATTGACTGACCACATAAAAACCATTCAGTATAAACTGAAGTGCAGGAATGTGTAATAAAGGATCTTTAAGATGTTTTTTTGGCATTGGTGTAGGGAGTTTCTAGAACAAGTCGAATTTCTTCTCAAGCAGATCTTGCTCCCAACGAGGTAAGTTGTTGAATGCTTCTTTCTCCATCCCAAACACACTCTGGAACTCTTTCTCAGATAGATAAGCCTTTGATCACAGCAATTAAAAAACACCAATAAGTCAGGAGATAAGGAGAGTTAAAGATGGGAAAGcacaagaacaaaaaatatatcgGAGGAGAATGTGTTCCAAAATCTCCAAAATATGGATATTGTTGTTGCGTCAAACCATAGATGTACATCTTCTTTTGAATTTACTGGTCATTTGCTACGATGAGTAATAATGTTTTCCAGTATCATGTTTACATAAACCAgccatttataaataaaatgagtTCCAAAGTCTCTAAAATGAATAATGTTTTTCAATATCATGCTCTCCATAActataactataaatataatcaTAAGTTTTAGTAAACAATTTTAGTGACttaattgataatttattattttattattttccatgATTACAGGATGTTACTAGATATTATAATaaacagttttaataatactCATGTATTTGAAAATTCTCAATGCAATTATAGGATGTTACTTGGTATTAgaataaacaattttattatactatatatttgttAGTATATTTgggataaaataaatatttataaattctacCAATAATCTCATAGTtaattttatcttatatttttgaGTAATTTGAAAGTAATctgaaacttttttaaaataacaaaaatgaaCATCATATTAATAGAGCCCTTTATCAATACCTAAAAATCATAGAACATATTTTCTTCTCAACAGAAATAGAACTATATAAGTTACAATGGATATCACAAAAATCTCAATCACCCTTTTCTTGGTAATAACATTCAACTGTGAAGTTCCGGCCGCATCAAGTATAATCATtcttatccaatttttttttaacactgcgATAGAATCAGGCATTTGTCCATGAATGCGGACATAATCATGTTATGaatatttgttataatattattattattaaatattataaaatttg is a genomic window containing:
- the LOC108810242 gene encoding uncharacterized protein LOC108810242 produces the protein MKKEGCQHGFVRTGMIHPPGFSPRSSNQFVNRLDSPPASGKFTKVPSKPTNHSKFTGKYERSKYSNCHVLPAMKSAGTSKGRQKLKSTDWWVDDKLERLTGSDASSARDILDTLCGEDYGGHVYDDNDDC